In a single window of the Gossypium hirsutum isolate 1008001.06 chromosome D02, Gossypium_hirsutum_v2.1, whole genome shotgun sequence genome:
- the LOC107944102 gene encoding uncharacterized protein, which yields MSLKSAKEIWDYHKAEYKGDERIRGLKVLNLIRDFELQKMKESESVKEYSDRLLSIANKVRLLGSELNNSRIVEKLLITISEKFEATITTLENTKDLSKISLAELLNALQAQEQRRSMRKSSESWLIDSGCTNHMTYDKELFEELRNTEVKRVRIGNDVLFVPKIDQNLLSVGQLLDKGYKVLFHNKQCLIKDANGKGLFNVKMKGKIFALNPMENEQMTFKSRVSATETWHKRLGHIHHRGLLQMQMKNLVEGLTDIDDDLPHCRACKFGEQHRQPFPKQAWRASKKLQLVFTDLCGPQRTPSLNGNLYYIAFIDDLTRMCWIFLLKKKLEVAGVFWKFKARVENGSGCMIQILRSDNGKEYTSETFNRFCEEAGIEHQLTAPYTPQQNGVSERRNRLIMEMTRCMLHEKNLPKGFWGEVANTAVFLQNRISTKAVKDQTPFEAWYGYKPSLKFLRVFGCLCFTCIPQVKRDKLDKKAEAGIFVGYSTVSKAYRVFQPHTGRVIVSRDIYFVENEQWNWEGSTKTNQTYSAPNHFTIGNTLEELEDEGQDVLADDAPVKGGAFDDREKKTWELVDRPLDRKIIGVRWVFRTKLNPDGSVNKFKARLVLKGYAQVFRVDYSETFALVVRLNTVRLLFALTAQKNWKVFQDNEDKVYLLKKALYGLKQAPRAWNSRIDDHLVGLGFQKSQFELTLYVKHEGTNTLVISVYVDDLLITGSNIDQVNQFKLEMKKVFEMTDLGLMSYFLDIEIKQNQNEVFICQRKYAKEILRKFHMEDCKAMSTPMNQKEKLIKDDGSAKVIEAEFRSLVGCLMYLAATRPDILNDVSILSRFMHCPNETHMRDAKHVLLELEEKQSTEILVDNQAAIAISNNPVFYGKTKYFNIKLFFVREVQKSGDVSLCYCKSEDQIADIFTKPLHLASLKASGRNLEFAASKQGGVLRSCV from the exons ATGTCTCTGAAATCAGCAAAGGAAATCTGGGATTACCACAAGGCTGAGTATAAAGGAGATGAGAGGATTCGTGGATTGAAAGTCCTGAATCTAATCAGGGATTTCGAGTTACAGAAGATGAAGGAGTCTGAGTCAGTGAAAGAATATTCTGACAGACTTCTCAGCATTGCCAACAAGGTGAGATTGCTTGGTTCTGAGTTGAACAACTCTAGAATCGTAGAAAAGCTACTGATCACTATTTCAGAGAAGTTTGAAGCCACCATTACTACTCTGGAGAACACCAAAGACCTGTCAAAGATCTCTCTTGCAGAGCTCTTGAATGCTTTACaagcacaagagcaaagaagatcCATGAG AAAATCAAGTGAGAGCTGGTTAATTGATAGTGGGTGCACAAATCACATGACGTATGACAAGGAGCTCTTCGAGGAATTGAGAAACACTGAAGTCAAAAGAGTGAGGATTGGAAATG ATGTTTTGTTTGtacctaaaattgatcaaaatctCTTAAGTGTTGGTCAGTTATTGGATAAAGGCTATAAAGTGCTATTTCACAATAAGCAGTGCCTGATCAAAGATGCTAATGGCAAAGGCTTGTTCAATGTCAAAATGAAGGGAAAAATTTTTGCTCTTAATCCAATGGAAAATGAGCAGATGACTTTTAAATCCAGAGTTAGTGCTACTGAGACTTGGCACAAGAGACTTGGGCACATTCACCATCGAGGATTACTTCAAATGCAGATGAAGAATCTGGTGGAAGGACTTACAGACATTGATGATGATTTACCTCATTGTCGAGCTTGCAAATTTGGGGAACAACATAGACAACCCTTTCCTAAACAAGCCTGGAGAGCCTCGAAGAAGTTACAGCTTGTTTTTACTGATCTTTGTGGTCCTCAGAGAACGCCTTCGTTAAATGGTAACCTCTATTACATAGCCTTTATCGATGATCTAACAAGAATGTGTTGGATTTTTTTGTTGAAGAAAAAATTAGAAGTTGCTGGTGTGTTCTGGAAATTCAAAGCTAGAGTTGAGAATGGAAGTGGATGCATGATTCAGATTTTAAGATCTGATAATGGCAAGGAGTACACTTCAGAAACCTTTAATAGGTTTTGTGAAGAGGCTGGAATTGAGCATCAATTGACGGCGCCATAcactccacaacaaaatggagtcaGTGAAAGGAGGAACAGATTAATAATGGAGATGACTCGATGTATGCTTCATGAGAAGAATCTTCCAAAAGGCTTTTGGGGAGAAGTTGCAAACACTGCTGTGTTCTTACAAAATAGGATTTCAACAAAAGCTGTGAAGGATCAGACGCCATTTGAAGCTTGGTATGGTTACAAACCTTCTTTAAAGTTTCTTAGAGTGTTTGGCTGCCTGTGTTTCACTTGCATTCCACAGGTCAAGCGTGATAAGCTTGACAAAAAGGCAGAAGCTGGCATTTTTGTTGGGTATAGCACTGTATCTAAAGCTTACAGAGTCTTTCAACCACACACTGGACGTGTTATTGTGAGCAGAGATATTTACTTTGTTGAAAATGAGCAATGGAATTGGGAAGGCTCGACCAAGACGAACCAAACTTATAGTGCACCAAATCATTTTACCATTGGCAACACATTAGAAGAGCTTGAAGATGAAGGGCAAGATGTTTTGGCTGATGATGCACCTGTCAAAG GAGGAGCTTTCGATGATCGAGAAAAAAAAACTTGGGAGTTGGTTGATCGACCTCTGGACAGAAAGATAATTGGAGTAAGATGGGTGTTCAGAACGAAACTAAATCCCGATGGTTCAGTTAACAAATTCAAAGCAAGACTTGTTCTGAAGGGATATGCACAAGTCTTTAGAGTCGATTATTCAGAAACATTTGCACTTGTTGTCAGGCTTAACACTGTAAGGTTGCTGTTTGCTCTTACTGCACAAAAGAACTGGAAAGTTTTTCA AGACAATGAAGACAAAGTTTACTTGTTGAAGAAGGCTCTGTATGGCCTAAAACAAGCTCCACGAGCATGGAATAGCAGAATTGATGATCATTTGGTGGGTCTTGGTTTTCAAAAAAGTCAATTTGAGCTCACACTGTATGTCAAGCATGAAGGTACAAACACTTTAGTCATTTCTGTTTATGTAGATGACTTATTGATTACAGGGAGCAATATCGATCAAGTTAATCAGTTCAAATTGGAAATGAAAAAGGTCTTCGAAATGACAGACCTTGGTCTGATGTCTTATTTCCTTGACATTGAGatcaaacaaaaccaaaatgAAGTGTTCATCTGTCAAAGAAAGTATGCAAAGGAgatacttagaaaatttcatatgGAAGATTGCAAAGCAATGAGTACTCCTATGAATCAAAAAGAGAAGCTAATCAAAGATGATGGTTCTGCCAAAGTCATTGAAGCTGAGTTCAGGAGTTTAGTAGGTTGTCTAATGTACTTAGCAGCAACCAGACCCGACATCTTGAATGATGTAAGTATTCTCTCCAGATTCATGCATTGTCCCAATGAGACCCACATGAGAGATGCAAA GCATGTTCTCTTGGAGCTCGAAGAA AAGCAAAGCACAGAGATTCTAGTTGATAACCAAGCTGCCATTGCAATCTCTAACAATCCAGTCTTTTATGGGAAGACTAAGTATTTCAACATCAAGTTATTTTTTGTTCGAGAAGTTCAAAAGAGTGGTGATGTGTCTCTTTGTTACTGCAAATCTGAAGATCAAATTGCAGATATCTTCACCAAACCATTGcatttagcaagtttgaaagctTCAGGAAGAAACTTGGAGTTTGCAGCATCTAaacaaggaggagtgttgagatCATGTGTTTAA
- the LOC107944104 gene encoding disease resistance protein RPV1, with protein MESAGVVSTTTPTSFRLRWDVFLSFRGEDTRHGITNTLYCSLVGEGLRVFRDDDALRRGDEIAPSLVEAIEDSASFVVILSENYATSRWCLQELARICELHSWSRRLVLPVFYGVDPSDVRKQGGPFKEAFFSHENRFGEQEAKKWREAMAKVGSLAGFVKKLVGRDERELIRVLLREVLQHVKNTPLEVATCAVGLDTRVTELINLLGVKSSGIKVVGLHGIGGIGKTTLAKAVFNKILVHFDHHSFISNVRELSKRGDGLVSLQKKLIGDLGPTGNFHLPADEVDANASRIRKIINENFNEKRVLIVLDDVDQENQLNALGLGARVKWINDVSIRIIITTRNKGVLNECYVNWTYEVRELHFDQALELFSYHALRREKPTKEFEQLSKQLVALTGNLPLALEVFGSFLLDKRKVTEWEDALNKLRDVRPHKLQDVLKISFDALDRENQRIFLDVACCFLDLHTKREDITDVLRGCGFNAEIGLRVLEEKSLIKFTEGDGLWMHDQLRDMGKEIVQNENDDPGMRSRLWDRNQIMTVLQNHKGTRSIEGIVMDMKKVENGNQVVVHTEPFKSMVNLRLLQVNHVKLEGKFKFVPHELKWLQWQGCALKTLPSDFCPQKLAVLDLSESKIEKLWSSYSNNVAENLMVINLRGCPHLASLPDLSGHKNLRKIVLAYCVKLINIDKSVGTLISLRHLDMTGCLNLVEFPSDASGMKNLQTLVLTDCSNLKELPEDIGSMRSLKELYVNRTGIEKLPESIYRLEKLEKLSLNRCIHIKQLPRCVGKLASLKELHLDGSGLQELPDSVGSLESLEKLSLISCESLTAIPDTVGNLNLLKELFIKGKAITELPNSIGSLSYLKCLNVGGIQMRKLPDSIRGLVSSVELEIEGTSITCLPSQIGDLRLLERLEILNCTSLESLPDSTGGLLALTFIKISNASITELPESFGKLENLIELRLNKCRKLHKLPSSMGNLKSLHHLYMEETAVTELPESFGMLTCLMVLNMRKDPNKQEQPNSSFVTLPASFTNLLSLQELDARAWRICGEIADDFEKLATIEILDLGSNDFYKLPSSLRGLSLLRDLKLPKCEKLQSLPPLPSSLEKLDLANCISLATLSDLSNVKGLQELNLTNCEKLVDLPGLESLTSLRELYMSNCSTCASAAKKRLSKVYLKNLRNLSMPGSRIPDWFTQDMVTFSSHKTRDLTGVIIAVVVSINHHNPDELRYQLPVVPDVEAQIFNGEEAIMTTALNLIGVPRTNLDNVHLCRYPLVSMLKDGFKIKVTRRNPPYVPGIELKKAGIFLVYENDDDYGGDEDSLDENQQSVSEKLAKFFSSLEENDGIDHQSNCSHEIEEELQLPSKKQKRRPIKSCCSWCGRLSVKS; from the exons ATGGAGAGCGCCGGTGTAGTTTCAACCACAACTCCGACGTCTTTCAGGCTCCGATGGGACGTGTTCCTCAGTTTCAGAGGCGAAGATACTCGTCACGGTATCACCAACACCCTGTATTGCTCGCTTGTGGGAGAAGGCTTGCGAGTCTTTCGAGATGATGACGCTTTGAGACGTGGAGACGAGATCGCACCGAGTTTGGTGGAAGCCATCGAAGACTCGGCTTCTTTCGTTGTCATTCTCTCTGAAAATTACGCTACCTCCCGTTGGTGCCTTCAAGAATTGGCGAGGATCTGCGAGTTGCATAGCTGGAGCCGGAGACTGGTTCTGCCTGTGTTCTATGGGGTTGACCCCTCTGATGTTCGAAAACAGGGGGGACCTTTTAAGGAAGCCTTCTTTAGCCACGAAAACAGATTCGGAGAACAAGAGGCCAAGAAATGGAGGGAAGCCATGGCCAAAGTTGGCTCCCTTGCTGGTTTCGTTAAAAA GTTGGTTGGCAGAGATGAAAGGGAATTGATTCGGGTTCTGCTGAGAGAAGTTCTGCAACACGTGAAAAATACTCCTTTGGAAGTAGCAACCTGCGCAGTTGGACTGGATACGCGGGTGACAGAGCTAATAAATCTCTTAGGCGTGAAGTCCAGTGGCATTAAAGTTGTGGGGCTTCATGGGATTGGCGGGATTGGGAAGACAACCCTTGCCAAGGCCGTCTTTAACAAGATACTCGTACACTTTGACCACCACAGCTTTATCTCAAATGTCAGAGAACTTTCAAAACGAGGAGATGGTTTAGTATCTCTCCAGAAAAAACTCATTGGTGATCTCGGTCCCACTGGTAATTTTCATCTTCCTGCGGATGAAGTCGATGCTAATGCCTCGAGAATCAGAAAgattattaatgaaaattttaatgaaaaaaggGTTCTAATTGTCCTGGATGATGTCGACCAAGAAAACCAACTGAATGCACTAGGACTAGGTGCAAGAGTCAAATGGATAAATGATGTCAGTATTCGGATCATTATTACAACAAGAAATAAAGGAGTTTTAAATGAATGTTATGTAAATTGGACTTACGAGGTCAGGGAATTGCACTTTGATCAAGCACTAGAACTTTTCAGCTATCATGCGCTCAGAAGAGAGAAACCAACAAAAGAGTTTGAGCAATTGTCCAAGCAACTTGTAGCTCTCACTGGGAATTTACCTTTGGCTTTGGAAGTGTTCGGTTCGTTTTTGTTGGACAAGAGGAAGGTAACAGAATGGGAAGATGCTTTGAACAAGTTGAGAGATGTTCGTCCACACAAGCTTCAAGATGTGTTGAAGATAAGCTTCGATGCGCTAGACAGAGAAAATCAACGCATATTCCTAGATGTAGCCTGCTGTTTTCTCGATTTGCATACCAAGAGAGAGGACATAACTGATGTATTGAGAGGATGTGGTTTCAATGCTGAAATAGGGTTAAGAGTTCTTGAGGAAAAATCACTGATTAAGTTCACTGAGGGCGATGGTCTTTGGATGCATGATCAACTTAGGGACATGGGAAAAGAGATTGTGcaaaatgaaaacgacgatcctGGAATGCGCAGCAGGCTCTGGGATCGAAACCAAATCATGACTGTCCTGCAAAATCACAAG ggaacaagaagcattGAGGGTATTGTAATGGACATGAAGAAAGTCGAGAATGGGAATCAGGTGGTAGTCCATACAGAACCATTTAAATCAATGGTTAATCTAAGATTGCTTCAGGTGAATCATGTGAAACTGGAAGGAAAGTTCAAATTTGTTCCTCATGAACTCAAGTGGCTTCAGTGGCAAGGATGTGCATTGAAAACTCTTCCTTCTGATTTTTGTCCTCAAAAGCTTGCTGTCCTTGATCTCTCAGAAAGCAAAATCGAAAAGCTATGGAGCTCTTACTCTAACAAT gtTGCTGAAAACTTGATGGTCATAAACCTGCGTGGTTGCCCTCATTTGGCTTCTCTTCCTGATTTATCAGGACACAAAAACCTGCGAAAGATTGTTCTTGCGTATTGTGTAAAACTGATAAACATTGACAAGTCAGTTGGTACTTTAATTTCCTTGCGCCACTTGGATATGACAGGCTGTTTAAACCTTGTTGAATTTCCAAGTGATGCCTCAGGGATGAAAAACCTTCAAACCCTTGTCCTCACCGATTGCTCCAATTTGAAGGAATTACCGGAGGACATAGGCAGCATGAGGTCACTCAAAGAACTATATGTTAATCGAACTGGCATCGAGAAGCTGCCAGAATCTATTTACCGTCTCGAGAAACTTGAAAAACTGAGCCTAAATCGTTGCATACATATCAAACAGTTGCCAAGATGTGTAGGAAAGCTAGCTTCTCTGAAGGAACTTCATCTTGATGGATCTGGATTACAAGAATTGCCTGATTCTGTTGGATCTTTGGAGAGCCTGGAGAAATTAAGTTTAATATCTTGCGAATCATTGACTGCAATTCCTGATACTGTTGGCAATCTCAACTTATTGAAAGAGTTGTTCATAAAGGGTAAAGCAATCACAGAGTTGCCAAATTCTATCGGTTCTTTATCATATCTCAAGTGCTTGAATGTTGGAGGCATACAGATGCGGAAATTGCCAGACTCAATTCGAGGACTGGTTTCTTCAGTGGAACTTGAAATAGAAGGCACATCAATTACGTGTCTCCCAAGTCAGATTGGTGATTTGAGATTACTTGAGAGGCTTGAGATATTGAATTGCACTTCACTTGAATCTCTGCCAGATTCAACTGGGGGCTTGTTGGCTCTCACTTTTATCAAAATATCCAATGCCAGTATTACTGAGTTGCCAGAGTCTTTTGGGAAGTTGGAAAATCTCATCGAGTTAAGATTGAACAAGTGTAGAAAGCTTCATAAACTTCCATCCTCAATGGGAAATTTGAAGTCATTGCATCATTTGTATATGGAGGAAACTGCTGTGACAGAATTACCAGAAAGCTTTGGCATGCTCACATGTTTGATGGTGCTGAACATGAGAAAGGATCCCAACAAGCAAGAGCAACCAAATTCATCATTTGTAACGTTGCCAGCATCTTTCACGAATCTCTTATCGCTGCAAGAACTTGATGCTCGGGCCTGGAGAATATGTGGTGAAATCGCAGATGATTTTGAGAAGCTGGCAACAATAGAGATTCTGGATTTGGGTAGCAATGATTTTTATAAACTACCATCAAGTCTAAGGGGACTGTCACTTCTAAGAGATCTCAAGCTGCCCAAATGTGAAAAGCTTCAGTCCCTGCCTCCACTTCCCTCTAGTTTGGAGAAGTTGGATCTTGCAAACTGTATATCATTGGCGACATTATCTGATCTTTCCAATGTAAAGGGCTTACAAGAATTAAACCTTACAAACTGTGAGAAATTGGTAGATTTGCCAGGCCTTGAGTCCTTAACGTCCTTGAGAGAATTGTACATGAGTAACTGCAGTACCTGCGCTTCAGCAGCAAAGAAAAGACTCTCTAAg GTTTATCTCAAGAATCTGAGAAATCTAAGCATGCCTGGAAGTAGAATTCCAGATTGGTTTACACAAGATATGGTTACCTTTTCAAGCCACAAAACCCGTGATCTCACTGGGGTGATAATCGCGGTTGTTGTTTCCATTAACCATCATAATCCAGATGAGCTGAGATACCAACTGCCTGTCGTGCCGGACGTTGAAGCACAGATCTTCAATGGCGAGGAGGCAATAATGACCACTGCATTGAACTTAATTGGGGTACCTAGAACCAACCTAGACAATGTTCACTTGTGTCGATATCCCTTGGTTTCCATGTTGAAGGATGGTTTTAAGATTAAAGTGACCAGGCGAAACCCGCCCTACGTACCAGGCATAGAGCTGAAGAAAGCTGggatttttctagtttatgaaaACGATGATGATTATGGTGGCGATGAAGATTCACTGGATGAGAACCAGCAGTCTGTATCAGAAAAATTAGCCAAGTTTTTCAGCTCTCTTGAAGAAAATGATGGAATTGATCACCAATCCAACTGCAGCCATGAAATAGAAGAAGAGCTTCAACTCCCAAGTAAGAAACAAAAACGTCGCCCAATCAAATCGTGCTGCAGTTGGTGCGGGAGGTTAAGCGTAAAATCATGA
- the LOC121214761 gene encoding uncharacterized protein: MSNCSTCASAAKKRLSKVYLKNLRNLSMPGSRIPDWFTQDMVTFSSHKTRDLTGVIIAVVVSINHHIPDELRYQLPAVPDIQAQIFNGEEATMTTALNLIGVPRSNQDNGHLCRYPAYRPLVSMLKDGFKIKVTRLNPPYVQGVELKIAGIFLVYENDDDYGGDEDSLDENQQSVSEKLAKFFSSLEENDGIDHQSNCSQ, from the exons ATGAGTAACTGCAGTACCTGCGCTTCAGCAGCAAAGAAAAGACTCTCCAAg GTTTATCTCAAGAATCTGAGAAATCTAAGCATGCCTGGAAGTAGAATTCCAGATTGGTTTACACAAGATATGGTTACCTTTTCAAGCCACAAAACCCGTGATCTCACTGGGGTGATAATCGCAGTTGTTGTTTCCATTAACCATCATATTCCAGATGAACTGAGATACCAACTGCCTGCCGTGCCGGACATTCAAGCACAGATCTTCAATGGCGAGGAGGCAACAATGACCACTGCATTGAACTTAATTGGGGTACCTAGAAGCAACCAAGACAATGGTCACTTGTGTCGATATCCCGCATATCGTCCCTTGGTTTCCATGTTGAAGGATGGTTTTAAGATTAAAGTGACCAGGCTAAACCCGCCCTACGTACAGGGCGTAGAGCTGAAGATAGCTGggatttttctagtttatgaaaACGATGATGATTATGGTGGCGATGAAGATTCACTGGATGAGAACCAGCAGTCTGTATCAGAAAAATTAGCCAAGTTTTTCAGCTCTCTTGAAGAAAATGATGGAATTGATCACCAATCCAACTGCAGCCAGTAA
- the LOC121214578 gene encoding uncharacterized protein has translation MAVNRLESQGKLPSQTEPNPRQNASAITFRSRKVLETVPDKRRLAKDKKEKEEKEILETFRKVEVNIPLLDAIKKIPRYAKFLKELCTSKMRLIGNERVNVGENASAVLQKKVPPKYKDQCMFSISCEIGNVGIKKAMCDLGASINVMPYPIYKLINAGPLKKTGVIIQLADRSVIYPEGLLEDVLVKVNELVFPTDFYIINMEDDNSTNSSDILLRRPFLSTASAKIDVQSGTLTMEFDGDIVKFNAYEAMSHPNSLSNISSIDSIDCLTQNYSEYHDFDELETVFYRSIDMDVLSRLEELAVIEDPLREIVKHLETQPSLTNQGNQFELLPSQTKMLPSILQPPTLELKALPDHLKYIFLGEKDALPVIV, from the exons ATGGCAGTTAATCGTTTGGAATCTCAAGGTAAATTACCTTCCCAGACAGAGCCGAATCCTCGGCAGAATGCAAGTGCAATAACTTTTCGTAgcagaaaagttctggaaacaGTTCCAGACAAAA GGAGACTCGCGAAAgataagaaagaaaaggaagaaaaagaaatcctTGAAACGTTCAGGAAAGTGGAGGTGAATATCCCTTTGCTCGACGCCATCAAAAAAATCCCTCGTTACGCGAAATTTCTCAAGGAATTGTGCACTAGCAAAATGAGGTTAATAGGTAACGAAAGAGTAAATGTAGGAGAAAATGCCTCCGCAGTACTGCAAAAGAAAGTTCCGCCTAAATACAAGGACCAATGTATGTTTTCTATTTCCTGTGAGATAGGTAATGTAGGCATTAAGAAAGCCATGTGTGACTTAGGGGcttccattaatgttatgccttatcctATATATAAGTTGATTAACGCGGGTCCTTTGAAAAAGACAGGAGTAATAATCCAGTTGGCAGATAGGTCAGTCATCTATCCCGAAGGGTTGCTTGAAGACGTCCTTGTTAAAGTTAACGAATTAGTTTTCCCTACAGATTTCTACATTATTAATATGGAGGACGATAACTCAACTAATTCGTCTGATATTTTGCTTAGAAGGCCATTCCTAAGTACCGCAAGCGCAAAAATTGATGTTCAGAGTGGAACGTTGACAATGGAGTTTGATGGCGACATCGTGAAATTCAATGCCTACGAAGCCATGAGTCATCCTAACTCGTTATCAAATATTTCCAGTATCGATAGTATAGATTGTTTAACTCAAAATTATTCTGAATATCATGACTTTGATGAATTAGAAACTGTCTTTTACAGAAGCATTGACATGGATGTTTTAAGTCGTCTCGAGGAGTTAGCAGTTATAGAAGATCCGTTGCGCGAAATTGTCAAACACTTGGAGACGCAACCATCGTTGACAAATCAAGGTAACCAATTTGAACTACTACCTTCCCAAACTAAAATGTTACCTTCGATTTTGCAGCCACCAACCTTGGAGCTTAAAGCATTACCGGACCACCTCAAGTACatctttttgggagagaaagacgCCTTGCCAGTAATAGTGTAA